The following are encoded in a window of Vidua chalybeata isolate OUT-0048 chromosome 23, bVidCha1 merged haplotype, whole genome shotgun sequence genomic DNA:
- the LOC128799214 gene encoding uncharacterized protein LOC128799214 — protein sequence MRSEFSIRIGMVSAATRAKSWFLTILFAGQEAAKNIPAPWLRKEHIVPLSPGKGRGEEQVKHENVLKNPPGPSSLPWVSSQTSTPSQASSSSSLPSQRRASLGASPSPAEEKETNCGAQQLPKEMRSCCAQPGLWESIVNAGKNPEREKSVLPQERAAKVSWSRAGHPKDSLLLLLAAPASLLWGKGSGGLPEQWGCHPDALRGWNTGWTESRALKGRFIEVPSEATPWQYPDGSEMEAKESLVTFFLKRLSPSLQLEQDCLASPP from the exons ATGAGATCAGAATTCTCCATCAGAATTGGGATGGTTTCAGCTGCCACAAGAGCCAAGTCCTGGTTTCTGACAATTTTATTTGCAGGGCAG GAAGCAGCCAAAAATATCCCCGCACCCTGGCTCAGAAAGGAGCACATTGTTCCCTTGTCTCCTGGCAAAGGGAGGGGTGAGGAGCAGGTCAAGCACGAAAATGTGCTCAAAAATCCCCCAGGCCCCAGCAGCCTCCCCTGGGTGTCCTCCCAAACATCCACAcccagccaggccagcagctccag CAGCCTCCCTTCCCAGCGCAGGGCTTCCCTGGGAGCCTCCCCGAGTCctgctgaggagaaagaaaccAATTGTggagcccagcagctgcccaaggagatgaggagctgctgtgcacagcctgggctctgggaaagtattgtaaatgcag gaaaaaatcctgagagagagaagagtgtGCTGCCACAGGAAAGGGCAGCAAAGGTCTCCTGGAGCCGTGCTGGCCATCCCAAGGactccctcctgctcctgctggctgccccagcctccCTCCTGTGGGGGAAAGGCTCAGGGGGGCTGCCTGAGCAATGGGGGTGTCACCCTGATGCCCTAAGGGGCTGGAACACAGGCTGGACGGAGTCAAGAGCACTAAAGGGGAGATTTATTGAGGTGCCTTCAGAGGCCACACCCTGGCAGTACCCAGATGGCTCCGAGATGGAAGCAAAAGAGAGCTTGGTCACATTTTT TTTGAAGAGATTGTCCCCGAGTCTGCAGCTAGAACAGGATTGTTTGGCTTCACCACCCTGA